Below is a window of Rubidibacter lacunae KORDI 51-2 DNA.
AAGCCCTGGCAATTACCGAGTCAGTTCGCGCGCTGGGACTCACTGCATCGCAACCGCAACCAGATCGCAGCCAACTCGACATACTCGTGACTTTGGAGGCAAACGTGCAGTAGCAGCTGCAGTATCCGGCGATGGGGGATACGCAATCGCAGCAGCAGTCTGCTCGCGCATTTTTTTCGCGCAACTTACCCGCGACCGACGGCCGTCCCCCTTGCAATTACAACAACCGACTGATGCGCCCCCAGACTTCATGATTTATCGACCGGCAGGACGCTCGCGGTGCAAGCGTGCGCCGAGTTCGTCTTTAATGCGATACAAAATCGAGGTTTTGTCGAGAGAATCGAGAATGCGCCGGACCATGGTTTTCGGACCCTCCGGTCCCCAAGACGCGCCGTTTGCCAGGTACGCGCGCGCGGCGTGGGCGATCGCGTAGGTCGAAATGCCAGCAACACCTGCTTGCGCTAGGGCAACTGACAGATACGGAGCCATAGACGCACCGCCGGTTGCCGGAGCGGCGACTCCAAGCAACCCCTTGAGCGAGCTGAGTCCCAACGTTGCTAGCAGCTCGCTAGCAGTTAAGCCGCCCATGGCAAAGGCAATTTGCTTGAGGAGCGCAATCGCGGCCGGTTGCGTCATCGGCAACCCATACAGTCGAGAGAGAGAGAGGATCGTAGCTACATCGATTGCAGCACCCGTGAATAAGTCCAAAACGGTGACCGGGTTGAGCGCAACGGCGGTAGCTTTGGTGAGGGTCGCGCGCCAAATTGTCTCGTCGGCAGCGCGGGCGCGGGCGGCAACTTTGCGCTTCAGGAGCTGCTCGTTAACTTCGTCGGCGTAAAGCAGCGAGTTAAGGGCAATCAGGGCTTTACCTTCGCGGGTGAGGATATCGAGAATCTTGTTTTTGAGGTCTTGGATTTGCGGTGCTCCGCGCTCGACGCGTACGCCTAAACTGCCGTCCGGGCGGCGCAAGGCCTGTTTGACTAGCGGTGCGGCAGCCACGAGCACGATCTCGTCAGGAGTCAGTAGTTCCCGCAGGCGATCGCTGCAAAGCTTCTGATAAATCGCCTCGCGATCGGTATCCGGGTAGCGATCCACTTTATTGAAGACCACCAACATGGGCTTGCCCACTTCGCGCAGCTGCGAGAGCGCGGCAAACTCTACTTGGGTGAGGTCGCCCGCGATCGCGAACAACAGTAGGTCAGCTCGCTTTGCGACTTGATGGGCGAGCAATTCACGCGTTTCGCCGTCTACTTCATCGATCCCCGGCGTATCGACCAGCTGAACTTGCGCCGCACCTGCAGTCGGAACGGCCACGCGGACCACATCGCAATCGCCGTGCCCAAGGGGTTCGCGCTCGATTAGCCAGTTGGCGCGATCGACCGCGCGAGTGACACCGTGAAGCGGACCGGTTTGGAAGGCCTCTCGACCGAGCAATGCGTTCAGAAGTGATGATTTACCGCAGCCCACGGCCCCAAAGACGGCAAGCTGCACTACGGCACGTTCCAGCTTGTCCAAAACCGCTGCTAGGCGTTCGATTTCGGCTTCGAGTCCCACCCGTTCCCGCGCCGACAAATCTAGGTTCGCGAGTAGCTGGCGGAGGGCATTCTGGGCGAGTTTGTAATCGATCTCGGACTGAATGTGCTCGAACTCCAGCAGCTTGCGGTCCAACTCTTCGAACGAATGGCGATCGCGCGGGCGGTCTGCGTCTGGCGCCAAGATTCCTTCCTCTGCATCCTTGCTCGATCCTAGATGCAAGCGCGACTGCACGACCGGCTCGACCCTACGGTTACGTGACCGAATCGGATCGAGGCGTTTTTCCGTCACCTGAGACTGAGGCCTGCTGCAGCCATCCATCAGTCCGCAATCGTCTCAAGTGCCGGTCAAGACATCCGTTTAACCGCGCGATCGCCTGCGGTTGCTAGCGAATCTGCCATAATAACCCCGAGCTAGACGCGATTAGCTGCGTCACCCTAGCTCGGAGCGAAGGATATTGAATCCGTCCCGACACATCCCGGTCCGCAGTGCGGTAACCGCCACCTGGCGGACTGATTACCCGACTCACTCCAAACCCGCTCGGATTAGATATGACCTCATCGCCTTCCGGTCCCAGCACCAACGACAGCGCGACAGCGCCCGCAACTTACAAGCTCGGCACCTTCGGAGGAGTCTACACGCCGTCGATCCTGACAATTCTTGGCGTGATCATGTATCTGCGCTTCGGGTGGGTGGTTGGTAATGTCGGTCTGCTCGGGACGCTGTCGATCGTCACCCTATCAACAGCCATTACTTTTTTGACTTCTCTATCGATCTGCGCGATCGCGACCGATCGTGTAGTGCGTGGCGGCGGCGCATATTACATGATCAGTCGCTCGTTGGGGATCGAAACTGGTGGCGCGGTGGGTATTCCGCTTTACTTTGCCCAGGCCCTCTCCGTCGCGCTCTACACCCTGGGCTTTGCCGAAAGCCTGGTGCAGACGTTTCCAGGTTTGAACCAGCACTATGTAGCGTTGGTGGCATCGGTGCTAGTAGCAGTGCTGGCGATTTCTTCGGCAAACATCGCCATCCGCGCGCAGTATTTCATCATGGCTGCGATCGCCCTATCGTTGGTGTCCTTTGCCTTCGGGCATACTCAGGAACCCACGCAGATCGAACTATGGGGGAGCAGTGCTCCTTTTTCAGAACCGTTCTGGGCCGTCTTTGCCGTGTTCTTCCCAGCCGTTACCGGCATCATGTCTGGCGTCAATATGTCCGGCGACCTGCGCGATCCGATGCGCGCGATTCCGCTCGGCACGCTAGCGGCCGTTGGGACGGGCTACATCATCTACATGGTGTTGCCGATTCTGCTGGCAATGCGCGCGGACACAACGACACTGCTGAACGAAACAATGGTCATGCAGCAGATGGCATTGTGGGGACCGGCAATCTTGCTTGGAGTTTGGGGTGCAACTCTCAGCAGTGCCCTGGGGAGCATTTTGGGCGCGCCGCGTGTATTGCAGGCCCTCGTTCGCGACGGGGTTTTACCCCGCCAGCTGCGCGCGCTCGGGTCTGGCAGCGGTCCGAGCGACGAACCCCGTACTGGCACGGCGGTCACCCTAGGGGTCGTTATTGCAGCAGTATGGGTCGGCGACCTCAACGCGATTGCGCCGGTGCTGACGATGTTTTTCTTAACAACCTATTTGGTTCTGAATCTGTCGGCTGGCATCGAGGGTTTGCTGCAGAGCCCGTCCTTCCGTCCGGAATTTAAGGTGCATTGGTCGCTGTCGCTTTTGGGTGCGGCGGGCTGTTTGGCAGCGATGATCTTGATTAATTGGACGGCTACGATCGTAGCGGCGATCGTCGTACTGAGCATTTTCTTTTGGCTACAGCAGCAGGAGTTAGAGGCAGCATGGGGCGACACGCGGCGGGGATTGTGGATGGCGCTGCTGCGTATTGGCATTTATAACCTCGATCGCGAGGACGATACTAAAAACTGGCGCCCGCATATTCTGGTATTATCCGGCGCTCCCACCAAACGATGGTCGCTGATCGAGCTGGCAGACGCGCTAACCCACAATCGAGGGCTTTTTACCGTTTCGACGGTGCTGCCGAGCGGCTCGCGCGATTTGGGGCAGCAACAGCGCATCGAGCGGCACATTCGCAGCTACTTGCAGAAACGCGGCGTGCAAGCCCTGGTGCGCTTGGTAACCGCTGCCGATGCCTTTGAGGGTGCGTGCAAGCTTGTGGAAACCTACGGGATCGGCCCCCTAGTCCCGAACACGGTGTTGCTCGGCGACAGCGAATCAACCGAGAACCGCGAGAACTATTGCCGCACAATCGTGCAAATCCATCAGGCCCGTCGCAGTGTGGTAATCCTGCGCGAGAACCACGCGCGTGGATTCGGGCGGCGGCGGCGGATCGACGTATGGTGGGGCGGGAGTATGCAGGCCAATGGCGGCTTGATGTTACTGTTAGCCTATTTGATCCGCACGGATATCACCTGGCGCGACGCGACAATTTGCATCAAGCTCGTGGTCGCCGATCCGGGAGGCGTGCAAGCAGCCCGTACCAATCTCACCGGGCTGGTCAAGCAGCTACGGATTTCTGCGAAATCGCAAGTGATGCTTGAAGACGGGCGTTCCTTCGAGAAAATTCTGCACCAGTCCTCGCGGAGCGCTGATTTGATTTTCTTGGGCATGGCACCACCGGGTCCCGATTTCGTCAGTTACTACGAGCGCTTGCAAGCGCGTACGGCCAACTTGCCAACAACTGCATTCGTCCTGGCTGCGCCAGATTTCGCTTTCTCGGAAGTCCTTAGCGAAACCGGATCTGTCAGTTGAGCATTGCTGCTGTCCATCGCACTCGCGCATTGCCAAGCGTATCAACGAATACATCCAGATTTGTCCCAGGGTTTATTAACGTCGCAAGCTGCCAACGACGGCAGCGATCGCTGACAATTTAAGGACATTTTCTTCTTGACTAGTCACGATCTCAGCGCCAAGACGCGATGCCATGGAAGAGGTAGCGACGCCGCAAACTCGATCGCCCCACCCCGCATCCAGCAGGCTCAAGCTCAACAGCAAACCAATTGCTAGCTTCACATCACGAGCTTTGCTTCGATTTCGCTTGTTTGGCACAACGAAGGGATCGAGCTTCTGTTTCCATAAGGCGATATTTTTCTGTCGGCCTTCGATACGTGCTCCGCGTAAAGAGTTTGCCGCAGTTGATGGGAAAGACTTTAGAAACCATCCCAACAAACCAATCACCCTACATCGGCAGCAGGCTGACCTCAGACAAGTTTCAGTTCGACGGATCGCCCCAGACAGTAGGCTTTGCCTGGGCGGGCAGCACCATGCACAAAACCGATCGCAACCGATCGGCAACCATCCAAGACGTCTTGCAACTCTTGCAACTCTTGCAATTTCGGTTATACAGCTTGGTCGGGACCTGCGCGGATGACCTCAAAGAACTCCTCGCGGACGTGGAGATCGTCGCTCTGGGGGGTATGCTCGACGACTAAGCCGACAGGGGCTGAGAGATCCCCCAACTCGACTTAATCGGCAGCGTCGATTCGAGCATCCCACATCAGGCTGGAGCATTGATAAACTCGTTTGGACCCTGCTGTGGTTCTTGCCAAACTAGCGCTGGATGCTCGAGCGCGAGGATACGCTATGGTACCCGACCAGGCTCTTGTTCCGCCAAACTCAAGCCAAAAAATTCGGCGAGTTTTGTCGATTATGTTCTCGCCGCACTGCAAACCTGTCAGCCTTTAACGCTTAGCCTGCAGCATGTCAGCACCTCTTCCAACTGCCAGTAGGGCAACTCGATAATTCGCTCAAGACCGATGGCCGGTTCGACAGCATGGTGATTTCAGCTGCCAATACGCTAAAACCTCGCAATTCAAAATGATGCCTTGTATCTATTTGCACGGATTTGCGTCGAGCCCGAATTCGAGGAAGGCACGCTATCTTTGCGATCGCCTGCGAACGCTGGGAATTGAGGCAATTGTGCCCGACCTGAACCAAGGCGACTTCACGCATCTGACGCTGACGCGTCAACTAGAACAGGTTTCGGCGCTGATGTGCTCGCTGCCGGATAGTCCTATCTTGCTCTTCGGATCCAGCTTCGGCGGACTGACAGCTGCCTGGCTCGCGCAGCAACACGCGCGGATCGAGCGCCTCATTCTGCTCGCTCCCGCGTTCGATTTTCTCCAGCACTTCTCGTCCTGGTTGGATGCGGAGCAGCTGCAACGGTGGCAGGCAACTGGCACGATTGCGGTACATCACTACGGTGAGGGGCGATCGCTGCCGCTGCACTTCGGGTTCATACAAGACCTACAGCTTTACGACGAGCGGAAGCTGACGCGATCGCTGCCGACCCTAATCTTGCACGGCCGACACGACGACACGATCCCCCTTCAATCCAGCCGTGACTATATTGGCACCCACCCTGAGGAGGCACACCTGATCGAACTCGACAGCGACCACGCTCTCGGCGACGTGCTACCCGAGGTGTGGGAGGCGATCTCAGGCTTCCTCAACACCCCCCAGAACGGCAATCGCTCGGGTTGAGTCGGACTCATTAAAACCGACAATAAATGCTTGTTGCCTCAATGGGCGGCGACTTCCTTACTGGAGAACTTGCCGTACCGCCTCTCGAACGACGCAATGCTCGAAGCCACCCTACAGTTAAAAAGGCTCCAGCGGCGTTCGCGTTGCATTGTGTCGATCTGGATCGCTTTTGCCAGTGCTCTCGATCGCTTAAGGCTGTTGCTGGGCACACGGTATTTGAACGTACATATGTTGGGGCGCAACTCACTCGCAATATCTACCGAACGGTATTGCTTGGTTGGGGAAAAACCATTCATCAACGCAACTCGGGTCGCGGCGACTCGAAAGGAACGACCGTCGCTCAGGCAGCCTTGACGGACTCGGCTGGGATAACAACCAAGGCTACGGCGATCGCATCTTCATCCGGTTGCGAGATGTCAGCGCGGATACCGGGACCAAAGAAACGCTCGATCTTAGTGACACGTTCCTGCCACGCAGCAAGGTCGAAGCAAGGCGAATCGAATTCGAGTACGAAGGCATACGCCCCTTCGACAACTGCTTCGCGGACGCTAAGCAACACCGGGCGTTCTTCATCCGTCGGACTCAATCCCAGCTTTTCCAAGGATTCGTCTAGATGTGCTTCGTGTCCGTAGCGATAGCGCGTGACGTTCTTTCGCAACTGCCCCAGAGTAGGAGTTGCCTGCCGATCGCGGAGAGCGAGGACGTCTGGGGTAGGGGTCTGGCTGTAGGGAGTTGGTCGCAG
It encodes the following:
- a CDS encoding YqiA/YcfP family alpha/beta fold hydrolase; translation: MMPCIYLHGFASSPNSRKARYLCDRLRTLGIEAIVPDLNQGDFTHLTLTRQLEQVSALMCSLPDSPILLFGSSFGGLTAAWLAQQHARIERLILLAPAFDFLQHFSSWLDAEQLQRWQATGTIAVHHYGEGRSLPLHFGFIQDLQLYDERKLTRSLPTLILHGRHDDTIPLQSSRDYIGTHPEEAHLIELDSDHALGDVLPEVWEAISGFLNTPQNGNRSG
- a CDS encoding APC family permease, encoding MTSSPSGPSTNDSATAPATYKLGTFGGVYTPSILTILGVIMYLRFGWVVGNVGLLGTLSIVTLSTAITFLTSLSICAIATDRVVRGGGAYYMISRSLGIETGGAVGIPLYFAQALSVALYTLGFAESLVQTFPGLNQHYVALVASVLVAVLAISSANIAIRAQYFIMAAIALSLVSFAFGHTQEPTQIELWGSSAPFSEPFWAVFAVFFPAVTGIMSGVNMSGDLRDPMRAIPLGTLAAVGTGYIIYMVLPILLAMRADTTTLLNETMVMQQMALWGPAILLGVWGATLSSALGSILGAPRVLQALVRDGVLPRQLRALGSGSGPSDEPRTGTAVTLGVVIAAVWVGDLNAIAPVLTMFFLTTYLVLNLSAGIEGLLQSPSFRPEFKVHWSLSLLGAAGCLAAMILINWTATIVAAIVVLSIFFWLQQQELEAAWGDTRRGLWMALLRIGIYNLDREDDTKNWRPHILVLSGAPTKRWSLIELADALTHNRGLFTVSTVLPSGSRDLGQQQRIERHIRSYLQKRGVQALVRLVTAADAFEGACKLVETYGIGPLVPNTVLLGDSESTENRENYCRTIVQIHQARRSVVILRENHARGFGRRRRIDVWWGGSMQANGGLMLLLAYLIRTDITWRDATICIKLVVADPGGVQAARTNLTGLVKQLRISAKSQVMLEDGRSFEKILHQSSRSADLIFLGMAPPGPDFVSYYERLQARTANLPTTAFVLAAPDFAFSEVLSETGSVS
- a CDS encoding GTP-binding protein, producing the protein MAPDADRPRDRHSFEELDRKLLEFEHIQSEIDYKLAQNALRQLLANLDLSARERVGLEAEIERLAAVLDKLERAVVQLAVFGAVGCGKSSLLNALLGREAFQTGPLHGVTRAVDRANWLIEREPLGHGDCDVVRVAVPTAGAAQVQLVDTPGIDEVDGETRELLAHQVAKRADLLLFAIAGDLTQVEFAALSQLREVGKPMLVVFNKVDRYPDTDREAIYQKLCSDRLRELLTPDEIVLVAAAPLVKQALRRPDGSLGVRVERGAPQIQDLKNKILDILTREGKALIALNSLLYADEVNEQLLKRKVAARARAADETIWRATLTKATAVALNPVTVLDLFTGAAIDVATILSLSRLYGLPMTQPAAIALLKQIAFAMGGLTASELLATLGLSSLKGLLGVAAPATGGASMAPYLSVALAQAGVAGISTYAIAHAARAYLANGASWGPEGPKTMVRRILDSLDKTSILYRIKDELGARLHRERPAGR
- a CDS encoding DUF2854 domain-containing protein, whose translation is MLGQISLGKWGMLLGGALAIVGFVAYGAGNATLNLAGFFYGIPIFLGGLALKAAELRPTPYSQTPTPDVLALRDRQATPTLGQLRKNVTRYRYGHEAHLDESLEKLGLSPTDEERPVLLSVREAVVEGAYAFVLEFDSPCFDLAAWQERVTKIERFFGPGIRADISQPDEDAIAVALVVIPAESVKAA